From Falco naumanni isolate bFalNau1 chromosome 4, bFalNau1.pat, whole genome shotgun sequence:
GCTAACGTGCAACTATTTTGCAAGCGCAGAGAAAACAAGTAAGAGTCAGCTGAACATCTGCATCTGTGAACCAACACACAGGCCAGGAGATGCCAGCTGGGACCACACTGCATTTGATCAAGGCCAAAAGCTACACACTGCACCTGGAGAAAAATCACTGCACTGGTTGTCGCATGCAGTTACTtgaaggaggagcagcagaaatacaCCTAACAGTTAAAAGTTAAGAGGCAGGCAGCACCTGATTTGCTCTGAACATTTTTCATCTAGCTTTTCCAACAAAAGAATTAAAGGATTTACTTGTGGCGCTAGTCTTTTAACAGTTTGGTACCTATATTACAACACAAGCTGTTTAAGCTCCACACAAACTGATTAACTTCAATAGTTACCTTAGATTTATATTTCTAGGTCAATATAAAAATTGACAGGAATTCTACCAAGGGcaactgaaaaattataaaGAGCAAAGCTActtatacagatatatatatatgtatatacatactcGGTATTTCAAGCTACTCACCCACTTAGTGAGCCTTTCACATTTAGATCatcaaagatgagaaaaaactCCTGCCCTCTGTACAGTTACGCTGTACACGGACAATCTCTATTCCCCAGCCAGTCACGgcatgtgaaatgcaattttttattgtaaatCATTATCAGTAACTCACTTGTACTGACAAAAACTAAGCTAGCACCAGTGATGACTGTACTCCACCAAACTGTACAGCAAGATGACAAACTGCAGAGCAAACCCATGAGGCTTGAGCACTGTGCTACCCTAACCAAGAGAGCGAGGAGGAGGTAAGCTCTTAAAACAACCAGGTACCGAACCTTCTGGGAACTCAGCAGATCAGCTTCACTAAAGAAAAGCATCTGTCACCTTCTGTACATGTCAAGTTTATAATGACTAATACAGCTTATTTAGAATTAACTTAGTTCTTGCTTTTCACTAGTATTTAGTCTTCACCTCAGGCAGGAGGGAAAACCACTCATGCCAGCCACTCAGCATTTTCACTCCTTTATGTGTAAATGCTTCACTATAAATTCCAAGCTCCTAAAGTTGCCCTACCTTCCCTGAGGAGCTCTATGACATCCTGGTTTAAGTCCAGGTtccaaacttttattttaattgctacTTGTTTGAAGAGCCCACATCACAAAATCACTTTGGCCCTCCTCTCACGAGAGCCAAAGGAAGACGCTTGTACCTAGCCTGGTCCTGCCGGCgctgtgctgctgaagcaaCCCAAGGTACCCAAGCTTTCAGCACTCGTGCCAACCTTTGGgttttaatgctgtattttgcttctgtgaaaCTAAACAGTAGTTGTCTCCATGTGGAAACGTGCCTCCAAACAGTTTTGGAGGAATGCAGATGTCAGAAATACTAAGCCTCCCTGCACACACCAGTGGGGCTCAGCACATACAGGGACCAAGGAGCCACAGCAAGACCGGGGCAGAAATCCCTCCTAGAGCCCAGGCAGAGAGGGGCCCGGGCCGGCAGCAGAAACCGGGAAGTGCTGGTTTCCATCACAGAGGAGCCAGCGAGCTCACGGTGGAAGAAGTCTCCCCAGGATCACAATGATTCAGCAAAGATGCTGGAAATGAACCCAGGCATTTGTATCCCCACCCCTGCAAATGACCCAAGAGCCCAcaccctcacccccaccccaaaccagcgtcccagctctgcctcccctcCGGGTAGGGCAGGGGGAtccatcccctccccaggcGGGGCAAAGCCCACGGACCCCGGGCCCTCCCTGCCAGACCTCACGGGCTGCCACCCCGGcaccctccctgctccttcctcctgcccagccgccAACCGGACCCAGGCACCGGCCGTCCCATCCCCACCCTAACGTCAGGGCTCCAGCACTCggtcctgcagcccccccggTCGCGAGGAGGCCCCAGGAGCCCGGCCCTGCGCCCtacccctcaccccccccccccccccccccgtgccccgcCTTCACGCGTTGCCCCACAGCGGCCGCGGGCCCCCCCGCCGCGTCCGGGCCCTGGCGCCCCAGCGCCCCCCCGGAGCGGAGCAGGGCAGATCCCGGGCGCTCGGCCTcattgcccccagccccgcggcagcgcggcccggcACTCACGGGCGCAGCTCCCGGCGCTGAGGCAgagcccggcggcggcggggacgaCTGAGCGCGAGCCCGGAGTTGAGCCGCCGCCGCGGGCGGGGACAGAGCGAGGGTGTGTCCTGGtacggccccgcccccgccgcagccACACCCCCTTCACCTCAGGGCCGCCGGCCGGGTGGCTGCGCTCGGCGCCCGCCCTCGGCCCCGCGCCCGGTCGTGGCGTCACCGAGGGGGCTGCGGGGGACCCGGCGCgggcagccctgtccccaggggGCGAAGCCGCGGCCGCGGGCGTGGCAGCTGAGCCCGAGCCATGCGCCTCCCCGTCAACACAGGGCGGGCGCACGGCTGTCCCCGGCGGTCCCGGCCGCCGCTGCGGGGAACCGGAAGTCGCGTGCAAAGGCCGCGCCGGTTCTCGCGAGAGCGGGGAGGCGGAGCGAAGCCGCGGGCTGGGCGCGTAGAGGCGGGGCCTCGTCGTCACGGGCGGCGCGCGGGGCGCCGGTCCCTCCGCGCTAGAGGACACggccaagatggcggcggctgcggcggcaCTGCGGTACCTGGCCCCGCTGGGCGCCCGCCTCCCGCCGcagggccgcgccgccgggcggCTGCTGCAGCAGCGCAGGGGACTCCGGCTCTCCGCGCCCGCTGCCATACAGGTAACGGGGCCGCCGCCGGCAGGGGTGCCCcgacagcagggctgggggcgcGGGGTGCGCGCCCCTCAGGGGAGTGTCCGGCCCcagggggcgggcgggcgggcgctgaGGTGAAGCGAGCTGTGGTGAGGTGAGGTGAGGCGAGGGGGCTCCCCGCGTCACTGGCTTGCGGGGGTCCGGCGGCTGCGGACCGTGCCCCCGTCCTGCCCGCCTGCCGCTTTCCCGCAGGTGACGGTGCGGGACGCGCTGAACCAGGCGCTGGATGAGGAGCTGGAGCGGGACGAGCGCGTCTTCCTGCTGGGCGAGGAGGTGGCCCAGTACGACGGTGCCTACAAGGTACGTGGATGCCGTTACCGGGTCGCGAAGGGGCCTCCGGTGGGCCCTGACTCCTGTGTCCTGCCCTGCAGATCTCCAGGGGTCTCTGGAAGAAGTACGGGGACAAGAGGGTGATGGATACCCCGATATCAGAGGTaaggctgccctgctccctACCCCTGCCATCCCATCATCAGCCACTCCCCCAGTGCTTACCCCTTGGTCTCCTCTTTCAGATGGGCTTCACAGGAATCGCTGTCGGTGCTGCTATGGTTTGTACATTTGCATTCCCCTACTTATGATTTgaaaatttaaagcaaactaCTCTTATGTAAAAACACACTAATAAATACGTCAAAATATATAATAGGCAGGGTTGAGACCAGTGTGTGAATTCATGACGTTCAACTTCTCCATGCAAGCAATCGATCAGGTTATAAACTCCGCTGCCAAGACCTGTTACATGTCTGCAGGAGCAATCGCCGTTCCCATCGTCTTCCGGGGCCCCAACGGGGCATCAGCTGGAGTTGCGGCTCAGCACTCACAATGCTTCGCAGCTTGGTATGGGCACTGCCCAGGACTGAAAGTTGTTAGTCCTTGGAGCTCAGAAGATGCCAAAGGTCTGTTGAAAGCATCAATCCGGGACGATAATCCAGGTGAGCACAGGCAGATCACGGCAATACCTAGCACTCAGTCCTGAAAAGAACATCCAATTTCCCCTCCTGccctattgaaaaaaaaataaattaaacccTAAACACTTAAGGTTGCTTTACTGCAGCTTGAGGGTACTTACAAAGGCACAGAggtatttattcttttcctaaCAGTCGCTTGCCTTGCTAGCAGTAGACCAATTTTGTGCTGTTGCCAGCTACATCTTTTGTGCTAGTGTGGTACCCATCAGGAAACTTGGAAGCACTTAGGAATCTATCATAAAGGGGTTAAAAAGGATAAAGATGAGTCAGGAGGAGTTCGTGCATCTTCAGTGTCTTATGTAACTCATTTTTACAAGTCAGGAAATTCAGGTGATAAATTCAGAATGTCATTAATTAAAGGCAGGGTGagctttgtctttgtttttcacaaatATGCATGCAAAAATCTAAGACCTTTCTAAAAGTAGTAATTCTACCATCATGTACCAAACTTAAATACCTGGCCTCATTTAAGACTAGTTGtagcaaaaaaatttaaataattcagcaTTGAAGTAAAGactgtgattttttgtttttaattgcttccaCAAATTTACTCAAGTTGCCTGGATGGGCTTAGTATCTTGAGCTAGTCTGCTGCAGTACCATTGATCATCGGTACAGTCCTGTGCCTGCAGATGTACATGTTAATCCAAGTATGTTTTCTTCTAGTTGTGATGCTGGAAAATGAATTACTCTATGGCGTTCCCTTTGAAATGTCTGAACAGGCACAGTCAAAGGATTTTGTTGTTCCAATTGGAAAAGCTAAAATAGAAAGGGAAGGTAAGCTGGGAATACGGTTTGCTTCCTTATTGACTGAACTGCTTGGAGATTTAGCTATTCAGAATACTACTGTCATGGGGCAcaggaaagcatttcaaatgttaaaTGTTCAAGTGTTATTTTATCCAGTAGTATACTTTATTGTTCTGCTGCCCATATAAGGAAAGATCACTTGATAGTCTATATCTCATCTGAAACTATACTGTTCTAAAGGATTTGTTCCATAGTATAGAGATGAAGTAGGTGATGGCTGACACAATTTTTTCTTAACCTGAATATGTAATTTTggtgaaaaatgcagaaagagatCAGTCTAGTATTTCATACCATTTGCCCATAATTTACCACTGCATTATGGGAATGTTTGAAAAGGATAATCTGAAAACTACATTAAATATCTCTCCAGTTCACTGGATTAAAGGGTAAAGTCTGTGTCTCAGCAGTCCTTCCGCTACCACTCTTCATAGTATGTATGGGCGTAGAATActtaacatttcaaataaatctaAGGAACTTAAATTTACAAGAGAATCCTAACATTACCTTGAAAGTAGCCTGAGGTctaggaaaaaagctttaaatctgaagggttttttctttattaacatttgtttctgttctagGAACTCACGTTACATTAGTGTCACACTCAAGACCTGTTGGACACTGCTTGGAAGCAGCTGCTATACTTGCCAAAGAAGGTGTAGAGTGTGAGGTGGGTGgagttgctgttgcttttcccttcccctgaagtgggggaaaaaagcagagggTCTTCTCATTCAGTTTCTGCAAAACTTCACTATATTAATTGTAAGCTCCTTGTATTTATAAATGCCTTAATAGCATGTGGATTTCATGTTTCTGTATTCAAgcttttcattacaaaattaaGGTAGAACTATTCATGATTTTCAGATCGACCCAGCTGTGTGGTAAGCAGAACAATGACAGGATGTATTAGTGTGGTTGTATCTCAGTATAGCAAGACTTACCTAATCTGGGATTTTCCAGGAGCTACCAGAAACTGTTCCACACAGTCTCTTCCAGAATAAAAACTTAGAAATTTTACTAAGTCTTGTCTTCAAAGTGAGAATAGATGAAAGTGCTAAAGGGTAAGGGGGTAACTGACAGGCTTAGATCACAGCAAAACTCACAGTCATCCCCCTGCTCttcccctcccgccccccaGGTTATAAATCTGCGTACCATTCGACCAATGGATATTGAAACAGTGGAAGCCAGCGTCGTAAAGACAAACCATCTTGTAACTGTAGAAGGAGGTTGGCCGCAATTTGGAGTAGGAGCTGAAATCTGTGCCAGGATCATGGAAGGTACCGAGTTTTGCAGTATACTTGTTGATCTTGCCTGTCTAAATCCCAATGACTTCTTCATAAAGCCAGATAAAGGCAAAGTTAGGGTTTTCTATCTGAGGAGCTTGAGCCTAGCTGTCTTGCTCTAGATATTTTCACAGGGTGGAAACAGCTCATCTTCTGTTGTGAGTGATTGTTACCCTAGGAACCCAACTGCGTGAGAAGCAGGATGGAAACTTTATCTAAACCATAGCGCATGAATATAAACAAGCAGGAACAGCTCTCTCTAGAATACTAGAGCTACAGgaacaaaatactttaaatagaTTAAGATTCAGAAACTGAATTGAGAGAAAACTGTAGGGCATGGCAACCTGACAATTGTCTTCTGTTTCAGGATCTGCCTTCAACTACTTGGATGCTCCAGCTGTGCGTGTTACCGGTGCAGATGTTCCCATGCCTTACGCAAAAATTTTAGAAGATAACTGCATACCTCAAGTCAAGGATATAATATTTGCAGTGAAGAAAACTTTGAATATCTGAGTTGTAAATACATGGTTTAAAGTCCTGCTTTACAAATTATTCATGGTGTAGGGCATGTTGTATGCGTAACTTTTGTTGTATACCTACACAAAGTTTTGTACAGTGGAGAAAGTATAGTGACCTCCCAGAATATTTATATGGGGTTACCTTCTAAGCCACACTTCATATAAGCAACAGTGCGGGAGCGCTTGTTTGTTCCGTGGTACCAGGTGCGTTGGTGCTACTGTATGTAGAGAAATCCTATTTTAAATTCAGAGTGAGGAAAAAATCCTCCGTTTCTGCTTGGCTTGTAATTACCAGACTAGCTGTGTTAAACTGGGTCTAGTGGTGGTTGAGTGAAGAACTGCCTTAAGCAAGAGGAGGCCCTGAGCACTGTACAGCTCTCTAGGAGCCCAGGGTCACAAGGCTTATTAGAGGTGAATGATCAAACAGGAGCAAGTGAAGCCTTGCTTTTCCGTTACACAGTTAAGTGCAACAGCTCATAAAGTGGCAGCTTTGGAATCCTGTGGTATGGGTTAAGAGAGAGCTGCCATGTTTAGTTTGAAAAGCACTCCGCTCACGCAGGAAAGCTGCACAAGAGCTTAAATAAAGATCCTGATCCCATTCA
This genomic window contains:
- the PDHB gene encoding pyruvate dehydrogenase E1 component subunit beta, mitochondrial — its product is MAAAAAALRYLAPLGARLPPQGRAAGRLLQQRRGLRLSAPAAIQVTVRDALNQALDEELERDERVFLLGEEVAQYDGAYKISRGLWKKYGDKRVMDTPISEMGFTGIAVGAAMAGLRPVCEFMTFNFSMQAIDQVINSAAKTCYMSAGAIAVPIVFRGPNGASAGVAAQHSQCFAAWYGHCPGLKVVSPWSSEDAKGLLKASIRDDNPVVMLENELLYGVPFEMSEQAQSKDFVVPIGKAKIEREGTHVTLVSHSRPVGHCLEAAAILAKEGVECEVINLRTIRPMDIETVEASVVKTNHLVTVEGGWPQFGVGAEICARIMEGSAFNYLDAPAVRVTGADVPMPYAKILEDNCIPQVKDIIFAVKKTLNI